A window from Megalops cyprinoides isolate fMegCyp1 chromosome 8, fMegCyp1.pri, whole genome shotgun sequence encodes these proteins:
- the LOC118782217 gene encoding VPS9 domain-containing protein 1-like, which produces MADGGGLRPLQAAMKLANAAVGLEAGERHREAYCEYLRSIGYISQTLLEDAVSKPDGEMATAEVERMLRLAEQCLDRVKSYAGRRSDVTSSSGPASLPAPNADAPKREAASPRKASPHPAPGHRRVLSDGSPVGDGFAAPFLPPEIFHKLQEAESFDAKK; this is translated from the exons ATGGCGGACGGCGGCGGGCTTCGACCCCTGCAGGCGGCCATGAAGCTCGCCAACGCGGCCGTGGGGCTCGAAGCCGGGGAGAGGCACAGG gAGGCTTATTGCGAATATCTGCGAAGCATCGGCTACATTTCGCAGACGCTGCTGGAAGATGCGGTGTCGAAAC cggACGGAGAGATGGCGACGGCGGAGGTCGAGCGGATGCTGCGATTGGCCGAGCAGTGCCTCGATCGGGTCAAATCCTACGCCGGGCGGAGGAGCGACGTCACTTCCTCGTCTggccccgcctccctccccgcccccaACGCCGACGCGCCCAAAAGGG AGGCAGCGTCCCCCCGAAAAGCCTCCCCCCACCCGGCGCCGGGGCACCGGCGGGTCCTCTCCGACGGCAGCCCGGTCGGGGACGGGTTCGCGGCCCCTTTCCTCCCGCCGGAGATCTTCCACAAGCTCCAGGAGGCCGAGTCTTTCGACGCCAAGAAGTGA